In Leishmania braziliensis MHOM/BR/75/M2904 complete genome, chromosome 14, the following are encoded in one genomic region:
- a CDS encoding putative tyrosyl-tRNA synthetase gives MNADERYELLRSVGEECIQDAELRSLIERKPAIRCYDGFEPSGRMHIAQGIFKAVNVNKCTTAGCEFVFWVADWFALMNDKVGGELEKIRIVGRYLIEVWKAAGMDMDKVVFLWSSEEITNHAGTYWRTVLDVGRQNTIARIKKCCTIMGKTEGTLTAAQVLYPLMQCTDIFFLKADICQLGLDQRKVNMLAREYCDFIGRKLKPVILSHHMLAGLKQGQAKMSKSDPDSAIFMEDTEEDVTRKIRQAYCPRVKQSANVITDDGAPVATDDRNPVLDYFQCVVYARPGAVATIDGATYATYEDLEQAFVSDKVSEVALKSCLIDEVNALLAPVRQHFASNPEAHELLETVKSYRKDGAVLPLAEAALPAAPEKPHACMWMPALVKVPLDVAEGMIQAAKDFIAAHSEGTVTLVLPDWSAVASDEITGMEKDISAALHVNSTLLKAYGLPEAVKLVMENDVILGNPNDFWVSVIGIARKNLLSHVEELYGGELRNAGQVIAALMRVATTLMLSASHVISTSLDGQINTFAREYTKGRIECLQAQEGRVPALHRPGAAPAVLGADDVLYLDDNDMDIRRKIKKAYSAPNEEANPIISVAQHLLAQQGVLSIERGEANGGSVRYDTPEGLVADCSSGALHPADLKATVSQLLLHRSAAARALLSGELKKSIATLRNMEKMAKRRSTNK, from the coding sequence ATGAACGCGGACGAGCGCTACGAGCTTCTCCGCAGCGTCGGAGAGGAGTGCATTCAAGACGCTGAGCTACGGAGCCTCATAGAAAGGAAACCGGCGATTCGTTGCTACGACGGCTTCGAGCCCTCCGGCCGCATGCATATCGCCCAGGGCATCTTCAAGGCAGTCAATGTTAACAAGTGCACGACAGCCGGGTGCGAGTTCGTCTTCTGGGTGGCGGACTGGTTTGCGCTGATGAACGACAAGGTCGGgggcgagctggagaagaTTCGCATTGTTGGCCGGTACCTGATTGAAGTGTGGAAGGCGGCGGGCATGGACATGGACAAGGTCGTGTTTTTGTGGAGCAGCGAGGAGATTACGAACCACGCCGGCACGTACTGGCGCACGGTCCTCGACGTTGGTCGGCAGAACACGATCGCCCGCATCAAGAAGTGCTGCACCATCATGGGCAAGACAGAGGGTACGCTGACGGCCGCACAGGTGCTGTACCCGCTGATGCAGTGCACTGACATATTCTTCCTCAAGGCCGATATATGCCAGCTGGGCCTCGACCAGCGCAAGGTGAACATGCTCGCACGCGAATACTGCGACTTCATCGGTCGCAAGCTGAAGCCAGTCATTCTGTCGCACCACATGCTGGCGGGTCTGAAGCAGGGGCAGGCAAAGATGAGCAAGAGTGACCCAGACAGTGCCATCTTCATGGAAGACACCGAGGAAGATGTGACACGTAAGATACGCCAGGCTTACTGCCCGCGCGTCAAACAATCTGCCAACGTCATCACGGATGACGGAGCACCGGTCGCCACGGACGACCGCAACCCGGTGCTGGACTACTTCCAGTGTGTTGTCTACGCCAGACCCGGCGCGGTGGCCACTATTGACGGCGCCACGTACGCTACTTACGAAGACCTCGAACAGGCGTTCGTAAGCGACAAAGTCAGCGAGGTTGCCCTCAAGTCATGCCTGATTGATGAGGTGaacgcgctgctggcgccggtGCGCCAGCATTTTGCCTCGAACCCGGAGGCTCACGAGCTGCTGGAGACAGTCAAGTCGTACCGCAAAGATGGCGCGGTGTTGCCactggcagaggcggcgctcCCTGCTGCCCCCGAAAAGCCGCACGCGTGCATGTGGATGCCGGCGCTGGTGAAGGTGCCGCTAGATGTTGCGGAGGGCATGATCCAGGCGGCCAAGGACTTCATTGCTGCCCACTCAGAGGGCACGGTGACACTGGTGCTGCCGGACTGGTCCGCGGTGGCCAGTGACGAAATCACTGGGATGGAGAAGGACATCTCCGCTGCCCTGCATGTCAACTCTACGCTTCTCAAGGCGTATGGACTACCGGAGGCGGTGAAGCTCGTGATGGAGAACGACGTTATTCTCGGCAACCCCAACGACTTCTGGGTGAGCGTAATCGGCATTGCTCGCAAGAACCTGCTGAGCCATGTGGAGGAGCTCTACGGAGGAGAGCTGCGTAACGCCGGCCAGGTTATCGCGGCTCTCATGCGCGTTGCCACGACGCTGATGCTCTCCGCCTCGCACGTCATCTCGACCTCGCTGGATGGGCAGATTAACACCTTCGCCCGCGAGTACACGAAGGGGCGTATCGAGTGTCTGCAGGCACAGGAGGGGAGAGTCccggcgctgcatcgcccCGGCGCTGCCCCGGCGGTGCTCGGTGCCGACGACGTTCTCTACCTGGACGACAATGACATGGACATCCGCCGTAAAATCAAGAAGGCGTACTCGGCACCAAACGAGGAGGCCAACCCAATCATATCGGTTGCCCAGCACCTTCTCGCGCAGCAGGGAGTCCTCAGTATCGAGCGCGGCGAAGCCAACGGTGGCAGCGTGCGCTACGACACGCCAGAGGGCCTCGTTGcggactgcagcagcggcgctctccACCCTGCTGACCTCAAGGCAACGGTGTCACAACTGCTCCTGCACcggt